In a genomic window of Gossypium arboreum isolate Shixiya-1 chromosome 9, ASM2569848v2, whole genome shotgun sequence:
- the LOC108454590 gene encoding E3 ubiquitin-protein ligase RHF1A translates to MADFNSSPSPSAATACSLFEKPIALTAASCSSPASSIGGVLDDGVEDGCCICLEPFTVQDPTTVTSCRHEYHLQCILEWSQRSKECPICWQSFVLKDPASQDLLDAVRIERHCRSRNTSAVATDLHNFHDSIGVEEDTFHSDDSDFDERILQHLALAASRARYIRRRERQRSSGLGPSRLLFSTSPENMPGTLHIYPNSPDECQNLSHGLPQCDSLASGIPSVNISPLSPVTPSVNMVSSSTASGDKAVKPSQPQLDTPHRTSSSETVSFSESIKSKWSTASARYKETISKGTKGLKEKLLARNNSVKELSKGVQREMTAGVAKMIERLDISSKRSGASVPASGGTGSTSNILFKGKGVQDNVIAQNLTNNVEFVRGLNPEAPSYPSRIMPDKLEASHPQRDH, encoded by the exons ATGGCTGATTTCAATTCCTCTCCTTCACCTTCTGCTGCTACTGCTTGTTCTTTGTTCGAGAAGCCGATTGCGTTAACGGCAGCTTCATGTTCGTCGCCGGCGTCTTCTATCGGAGGAGTACTTGACGACGGTGTCGAAGACGGCTGCTGTATATGTCTCGAGCCTTTCACTGTACAAGACCCTACCACT GTTACTAGTTGCAGACACGAATATCACCTTCAGTGCATTCTTGAATG GTCTCAAAGAAGCAAAGAGTGTCCAATATGTTGGCAGTCATTTGTCCTGAAAGATCCTGCCAG CCAAGACCTTCTAGATGCTGTCAGAATTGAAAGGCACTGCAGGTCAAGGAACACATCTGCTGTGGCCACAGATTTGCATAATTTCCATGACAGTATTGGTGTTGAGGAG GATACATTTCATTCAGATGATTCAGACTTTGATGAACGCATTTTGCAGCATCTAGCACTTGCTGCGAGCAGAGCTCGTTATATTCGTAGAAGGGAAAGACAAAGATCTTCTGGACTTGGCCCTTCTCGACTTCTTTTTTCTACCTCTCCTGAAAACATGCCAGGCACACTGCACATATATCCAAATTCACCAGATGAATGCCAAAACTTGAGTCATGGGTTACCCCAGTGTGATTCACTGGCTTCAGGCATACCATCAGTTAATATTAGCCCTCTGTCACCTGTCACCCCGTCTGTTAATATGGTCTCTAGTTCTACTGCAAGTGGAGATAAAGCTGTTAAACCAAG TCAGCCACAACTGGATACTCCACATCGAACAAGCTCATCTGAAACAGTCTCTTTCTCAGAGTCTATAAAATCTAAATGGTCCACTGCTTCAGCCAG ATACAAGGAAACAATTTCTAAAGGTACCAAAGGTCTCAAAGAGAAGCTTCTTGCTCGTAATAACTCTGTTAAGGAGCTCAGCAAGGGAGTGCAGCGTGAGATGACTGCTGGGGTTGCAAAAATGATTGAGCGCCTAGATATTTCATCAAAAAGATCTGGAGCCTCTGTACCTGCTTCTGGTGGCACAGGCAGTAcctcaaatattttatttaaggGAAAGGGTGTGCAAGATAATGTTATTGCTCAGAATCTTACTAACAACGTAGAATTTGTACGTGGTTTAAATCCAGAGGCCCCATCTTATCCTTCTCGTATCATGCCTGACAAACTAGAAGCTTCTCACCCGCAG AGGGATCACTGA